One Leifsonia shinshuensis DNA window includes the following coding sequences:
- a CDS encoding 6-phosphofructokinase produces the protein MKIGILTSGGDCPGLNAVIRGAVLKGDRVYGSEFAGFRYGWRGVVDGDIMPLDRHSVRGLSRQGGTILGSSRTNPFEGDKGGPENIQRMMDENGIDAIIAIGGEGTLTAARRLTDAGLKIVGVPKTIDNDLAATDYSFGFDTAVEIATEAIDRLRTTAESHQRCMVVEVMGRHVGWIALHSGMAGGAHAILIPEQPQSIEQICEWVESVRDRGRAPVIVVSEGFHLDTMEEAHSHKGLDAFNRPRLGGIGEMLAPMIEERTGIESRASVLGHMQRGGVPSAYDRVLATRLGMAAVDAAYEGRWGSMVSLRGTDVVNVSIADATGGLKTVPPARYEEAALLFG, from the coding sequence AGATCGGCATCCTGACCAGCGGCGGCGACTGTCCCGGACTGAACGCGGTCATCCGCGGCGCGGTCCTCAAGGGCGACCGTGTCTACGGGTCCGAGTTCGCCGGCTTCCGCTACGGCTGGCGCGGCGTGGTCGACGGCGACATCATGCCGCTCGACCGGCACAGCGTCCGCGGCCTCTCGCGCCAGGGCGGCACCATCCTCGGCTCCAGCCGCACGAACCCCTTCGAGGGCGACAAGGGCGGCCCCGAGAACATCCAGCGGATGATGGACGAGAACGGCATCGACGCGATCATCGCGATCGGCGGAGAGGGCACCCTCACCGCGGCCCGCCGGCTCACCGACGCGGGCCTGAAGATCGTCGGCGTCCCGAAGACCATCGACAACGACCTCGCCGCCACCGACTACTCCTTCGGCTTCGACACCGCGGTGGAGATCGCGACCGAGGCCATCGACCGTCTCCGCACCACGGCCGAGTCCCACCAGCGCTGCATGGTCGTGGAGGTCATGGGCCGCCACGTCGGGTGGATCGCGCTGCACTCGGGCATGGCCGGCGGCGCGCACGCCATCCTCATCCCGGAGCAGCCGCAGTCCATCGAGCAGATCTGCGAGTGGGTCGAGTCGGTGCGCGACCGCGGCCGCGCCCCGGTCATCGTCGTCTCCGAGGGCTTCCACCTCGACACGATGGAGGAGGCGCACTCGCACAAGGGCCTGGACGCCTTCAACCGCCCGCGCCTTGGCGGGATCGGCGAGATGCTCGCCCCGATGATCGAGGAGCGCACCGGCATCGAGTCGCGCGCGTCGGTCCTCGGCCACATGCAGCGCGGCGGCGTGCCGAGCGCGTACGACCGCGTGCTCGCGACGCGGCTCGGTATGGCGGCGGTCGACGCCGCGTACGAGGGTCGCTGGGGCTCGATGGTGTCGCTGCGCGGCACCGATGTCGTGAACGTGTCGATCGCGGACGCGACCGGCGGGCTCAAGACCGTCCCGCCGGCGCGCTACGAAGAGGCGGCACTGCTCTTCGGCTGA